A window of the Tripterygium wilfordii isolate XIE 37 chromosome 12, ASM1340144v1, whole genome shotgun sequence genome harbors these coding sequences:
- the LOC120011288 gene encoding uncharacterized protein LOC120011288 produces the protein MLLRSSSTPVLGSLLPSFSDSPNNSNHTYYHDTNSAKHHPRTTIPFYQTGPLNLSSSFSCSSSPISPSIAGKGIRRAQSEGNLEGLAFGSCSNTEDSHDSRQLAPKKFTGRPPKSFTLQTIPSFSFYGSRGLLEDEEEFDFSDDDYDDEREDQEKINHEISNRQIMVSTEERVMDRSWDAGVEQERGVVSSHQEVSLAIGLGLGGGGGGGGGNSGRGGEFNSGGGDGRDKDSSEEYYRRMVEENPGNPLFLRNYAQFLYQSTEDLPGAEEYYSRAILADPSDGEIMSQYAQLLWELHHDQDRALSYFERAVQASPEDSHVHAAYANFLWEMEEDEDGCDVPVDFDATRPYSHAGAMTTANA, from the exons ATGTTGCTAAGAAGCTCATCAACTCCAGTTCTTGGATCTCTCCTCCCATCCTTCTCTGACAGTCCCAATAACAGTAATCACACTTACTATCATGACACCAACTCCGCCAAGCACCATCCAAGAACCACCATTCCATTCTACCAAACAGGGCCTCTCAATCtatcatcttcattttcatgCAGTTCCTCTCCTATCTCTCCCTCCATTGCCGGCAAAGGGATTCGTCGTGCTCAGTCTGAAGGGAACTTGGAAGGATTGGCTTTTGGTTCCTGCAGCAATACTGAAGACTCTCATGATTCTAGACAATTAGCACCCAAGAAGTTCACTGGGAGACCCCCCAAGAGCTTCACGTTGCAAACTATACCATCTTTCTCCTTTTATGGCTCAAGAGGTTTgttggaagatgaagaagaatttgACTTCTctgatgatgattatgatgacGAGAGAGAAGACCAGGAGAAGATTAATCACGAGATCAGTAACAGGCAGATCATGGTTTCGACAGAGGAGAGAGTTATGGATAGGAGTTGGGATGCTGGTGTTGAACAAGAAAGAGGGGTGGTTAGTAGTCATCAAGAGGTGTCTCTTGCAATTGGACTTGGACTTGGTGGTGGCGGAGGCGGTGGCGGTGGCAACAGTGGCCGTGGTGGAGAGTTCAATTCAGGAGGTGGGGATGGAAGAGACAAGGATAGTTCTGAGGAGTACTACAGGAGGATGGTGGAGGAGAATCCTGGCAACCCTTTATTCTTGAGGAATTATGCACAGTTCTTGTATCAG AGCACAGAAGACCTACCGGGAGCAGAGGAGTATTACTCGCGTGCCATACTAGCAGACCCCAGCGATGGTGAGATCATGTCACAGTATGCTCAGTTATTGTGGGAGCTACATCATGATCAAGATAGAGCTCTAAGCTACTTTGAGCGAGCAGTTCAAGcttctcctgaagatag TCATGTTCATGCAGCATATGCTAATTTCCTTTGGGAAATGGAGGAAGATGAGGATGGATGTGATGTACCAGTAGACTTCGATGCCACAAGACCCTATTCCCATGCAGGTGCCATGACTACAGCCAATGCTTAA
- the LOC120011289 gene encoding auxin-responsive protein IAA11-like isoform X2: MQGGFGGDRGGSGSMSTVSREEDVLLSSEDSSSPDDGELELGLSLGGGGGGGGGFKLLPFRGQYARILTAKDLPSGVSGSSSSSSTSSSSSLSSSSSTLSRASGTVGTKRSADSVTSPNGSSQVVGWPPIRAYRMNCMANQAKSVATEELNSMIEKSKSKNSVMEKTNNCGNKNNNSAYGWTSRFVKVNMDGFPIGRKVDLSAHTGYETLAQTLEEMFLKTNSAALMVVICFLGPSIRECGTKEAEATRSLKLLDGSSEFVLTYEDREGDWMLVGDVPWGMFVCSVRRLRIMRTSEATGLAPRSQESNGIQGKKSV; encoded by the exons ATGCAAGGCGGTTTTGGTGGTGATCGTGGTGGGAGTGGGTCGATGTCGACGGTGTCGAGGGAGGAGGACGTGTTGTTGTCTTCGGAGGATTCTTCGAGCCCAGATGATGGTGAGCTCGAGTTGGGATTGAgccttggtggtggtggtggtggcggcggtGGTTTCAAATTGCTTCCCTTTAGGGGTCAATATGCTAGGATTCTGACTGCCAAGGATTTGCCTTCTGGGGTTTCGggctcttcttcatcttcttcgacTTCTTCGTCGTCATCTTTGTCGTCTTCCTCTTCTACTTTGAGCAGGGCTAGTGGCACCGTTGGGACCAAGAGGAGTGCCGATTCCGTGACTTCTCCTAATGGTTCTAg TCAAGTTGTTGGGTGGCCTCCTATTAGAGCTTATAGAATGAACTGCATGGCTAATCAAGCAAAGTCTGTAGCCACTGAAGAATTGAACTCTATGATTGAGAAAAGTAAAAGCAAGAACAGCGTGATGGAGAAGACTAACAATTGCGgcaacaaaaacaataatagCGCCTATGGCTGGACTTCTCGGTTTGTGAAGGTGAATATGGATGGATTTCCAATTGGAAGGAAGGTTGATTTGAGTGCTCATACTGGCTACGAAACCTTGGCACAAACTCTGGAAGAGATGTTCCTCAAAACTAACAGTGCAGCtc TGATGGTCGTTATTTGTTTTTTAGGACCAAGCATACGGGAGTGTGGCACAAAGGAGGCAGAAGCAACAAGATCCTTAAAACTGCTAGATGGATCGTCGGAATTTGTCCTCACATATGAGGACAGGGAGGGTGATTGGATGCTTGTTGGAGATGTTCCTTGGGG GATGTTCGTTTGCTCCGTGAGGAGGCTTAGAATCATGAGGACATCTGAGGCTACTGGACTAg
- the LOC120010899 gene encoding pre-mRNA-processing factor 39-like isoform X1 has protein sequence MGDSETVVAETSTVTGYASAAYTSTGYSDPNSNATPEAPAYAGYAVLGGDAYNIDASSAGQEAHAHVGYESKQGVGTEGAACHVADYELGPTAEASQAAVYNSSVNGTIDSDVGKGTSAENGIVVDAEQQFVGGSVPAMSAEEERLWSIVRANSLDFNAWTALIEETEKVEDNIGKIRKVYDEFLAEFPLCYGYWKKYADHEARIGSMDKVVEVYERAVLGVTYSVDIWLHYCIFSINTYGDPDTIRRLFERGLAYVGTDYLSYPLWDKYIEYEYMREEWSRIAAIYTRILETPNQQLDRYFTSFKEFAASRPLSELRTSEEVAAVADASSENGGHLNEGEHPDAAEPSSKPVSAGLTEAEELDKYVAIREEMYKKAKEFDSKIIGFEAAIRRPYFHVRPLNVAELENWHNYLDFIEREGDFNKVVKLYERCLIACANYPEYWIRYVLCMEASGSMDLADNALARASQVFVKRQPEIHIFAARFKEQNGDIPGARAAYQLVHVEISPGLLEAIIRHANMEHRLGNLEDAISLYEQVISIEKGKEHSQTLPLLYAQYSRFVYLVLGNAEKARDILVKATEDLQLSKPLLEALIHFESIQPSSKQIDYLDSLVDKFILPSTDSSNPASAVEKEEISSIFIEFLGLYGDTQSIKRAEDRHAKFFLPHRSTSEFRKRHAEDYLASEKAKVAKPYSSAPSPAQSLMGAYPSAQNQWAAGYNLQPQAWPPATQAQGQQWTPGYSQPAAYSGYSGYASSYTTPQVPTSVPQTAAYGAYPPAYPVQPAFPQQSYAQPTAAVAAAATVAPAQQPASVPQAYYGNYY, from the exons ATGGGAGACAGTGAAACTGTAGTTGCTGAGACATCTACTGTCACTGGGTATGCATCTGCGGCATACACTTCCACCGGCTATTCTGATCCCAACTCAAATGCCACTCCTGAAGCTCCAGCTTATGCAGGCTATGCAGTGCTTGGTGGAGATGCATATAATATAGATGCTAGTTCTGCTGGACAAGAGGCTCATGCACATGTGGGATATGAGTCTAAGCAGGGTGTCGGAACAGAAGGTGCTGCTTGTCATGTTGCTGATTATGAACTTGGGCCCACCGCTGAGGCATCTCAAGCTGCTGTATACAATTCTTCTGTAAATGGAACTATTGATAGTGATGTGGGAAAAGGCACATCAGCTGAGAATGGAATTGTGGTTGATGCTGAGCAACAGTTTGTGGGTGGTTCTG ttCCAGCTATGTCCGCAGAAGAAGAACGATTATGGAGCATTGTGAGGGCTAATTCCTTGGATTTTAATGCTTGGACAGCCTTGATTGAAGAGACAGAGAAAGTGGAG GACAACATAGGAAAAATTCGAAAGGTTTATGATGAATTTTTGGCCGAATTTCCTCTATGTTATGGTTATTGGAAGAAGTATGCTGATCATGAGGCGCGGATTgggtctatggacaaagttgttGAGGTTTATGAGCGAGCAGTTCTTGGAGTGACGTATTCGGTCGACATTTGGTTGCATTACTGCATATTTTCCATAAATACATATGGAGATCCAGACACAATCAGAAG GCTTTTCGAACGAGGATTAGCTTATGTTGGAACAGATTACCTCTCATACCCCCTGTGGGATAAATACATTGAGTATGAATACATGCGAGAGGAGTGGAGCCGCATTGCAGCAATTTACACGAGGATATTAGAGACTCCTAATCAACAGCTTGATCGGTATTTCACCAG TTTCAAGGAGTTTGCTGCTAGTCGGCCATTGTCAGAATTAAGGACTTCTGAGGAAGTTGCTGCTGTAGCAGATGCATCTTCAGAGAATGGTGGCCATTTAAATGAAGGAGAGCACCCTGATGCTGCAGAGCCATCTTCTAAACCTGTAAGTGCTGGCTTAACAGAAGCGGAAGAGTTGGATAAGTATGTCGCCATTAGAGAAGAGATGTATAAGAAAGCTAAAGAGTTCGACTCTAAGATCATTGGTTTTGAAGCAGCTATTAGAAGGCCTTACTTCCATGTGCGGCCCCTCAACGTTGCAGAGCTTGAAAATTGGCATAACTATTTGGATTTTATAGAAAGAGAAGGTGACTTCAACAAG GTGGTCAAGTTATATGAACGATGCCTGATAGCATGTGCCAACTACCCAGAGTACTGGATACGTTATGTCTTGTGCATGGAAGCCAGTGGAAGTATGGATCTTGCAGATAATGCACTGGCTCGTGCATCCCAAGTCTTTGTCAAG AGACAGCCTGAGATCCACATTTTTGCTGCTCGATTTAAAGAGCAGAATGGGGATATCCCTGGTGCCCGAGCTGCATATCAACTTGTCCACGTTGAAATCTCACCTGGACTTCTTGAAGCAATTATCAGGCATGCTAACATGGAACACCGACTG GGGAACCTTGAAGATGCCATCTCTTTATATGAACAGGTCATTTCCATTGAAAAGGGGAAAGAACATTCGCAGACATTACCTTTATTGTATGCTCAGTATTCACGATTTGTTTACCTG GTTTTGGGTAATGCTGAGAAGGCTAGGGATATTCTTGTTAAAGCGACTGAGGATCTACAACTGTCAAAACCCCTTCTAGAG GCCCTGATACATTTTGAGTCAATCCAGCCATCATCAAAGCAGATCGATTATTTAGATTCATTGGTTGACAAGTTCATATTGCCAAGCACAGATAGCTCCAATCCTGCAAGCGCTGTCGAGAAAGAAGAAATTTCTAGCATCTTCATTGAG TTTTTGGGTCTATATGGAGACACACAGTCTATCAAGAGGGCTGAAGATCGGCATGCCAAGTTCTTTTTACCCCATAGGAGCACTTCAGAGTTTAGGAAACGCCATGCAGAGGATTATCTGGCTTCGGAGAAAGCAAAGGTGGCCAAACCTTACTCCAGCGCTCCTTCACCTGCCCAGTCTCTGATGGGTGCATATCCTAGTGCACAAAATCAGTGGGCAGCTGGTTATAATTTACAGCCTCAAGCTTGGCCACCAGCAACACAAGCTCAGGGACAACAATGGACTCCTGGCTATAGCCAACCG GCTGCATACAGTGGATATAGTGGTTATGCAAGCAGCTACACTACCCCACAAGTGCCAACATCAGTGCCACAAACCGCTGCATATGGTGCTTATCCTCCTGCATATCCTGTGCAG CCAGCCTTCCCTCAACAAAGTTATGCGCAACCGActgctgctgttgctgctgctgctactgTGGCCCCAGCTCAGCAACCTGCTTCAGTTCCTCAAGCCTATTATGGGAATTACTACTGA
- the LOC120011289 gene encoding auxin-responsive protein IAA11-like isoform X3: MQGGFGGDRGGSGSMSTVSREEDVLLSSEDSSSPDDGELELGLSLGGGGGGGGGFKLLPFRGQYARILTAKDLPSGVSGSSSSSSTSSSSSLSSSSSTLSRASGTVGTKRSADSVTSPNGSSSQVVGWPPIRAYRMNCMANQAKSVATEELNSMIEKSKSKNSVMEKTNNCGNKNNNSAYGWTSRFVKVNMDGFPIGRKVDLSAHTGYETLAQTLEEMFLKTNSAARPSIRECGTKEAEATRSLKLLDGSSEFVLTYEDREGDWMLVGDVPWGMFVCSVRRLRIMRTSEATGLAPRSQESNGIQGKKSV, translated from the exons ATGCAAGGCGGTTTTGGTGGTGATCGTGGTGGGAGTGGGTCGATGTCGACGGTGTCGAGGGAGGAGGACGTGTTGTTGTCTTCGGAGGATTCTTCGAGCCCAGATGATGGTGAGCTCGAGTTGGGATTGAgccttggtggtggtggtggtggcggcggtGGTTTCAAATTGCTTCCCTTTAGGGGTCAATATGCTAGGATTCTGACTGCCAAGGATTTGCCTTCTGGGGTTTCGggctcttcttcatcttcttcgacTTCTTCGTCGTCATCTTTGTCGTCTTCCTCTTCTACTTTGAGCAGGGCTAGTGGCACCGTTGGGACCAAGAGGAGTGCCGATTCCGTGACTTCTCCTAATGGTTCTAg CAGTCAAGTTGTTGGGTGGCCTCCTATTAGAGCTTATAGAATGAACTGCATGGCTAATCAAGCAAAGTCTGTAGCCACTGAAGAATTGAACTCTATGATTGAGAAAAGTAAAAGCAAGAACAGCGTGATGGAGAAGACTAACAATTGCGgcaacaaaaacaataatagCGCCTATGGCTGGACTTCTCGGTTTGTGAAGGTGAATATGGATGGATTTCCAATTGGAAGGAAGGTTGATTTGAGTGCTCATACTGGCTACGAAACCTTGGCACAAACTCTGGAAGAGATGTTCCTCAAAACTAACAGTGCAGCtc GACCAAGCATACGGGAGTGTGGCACAAAGGAGGCAGAAGCAACAAGATCCTTAAAACTGCTAGATGGATCGTCGGAATTTGTCCTCACATATGAGGACAGGGAGGGTGATTGGATGCTTGTTGGAGATGTTCCTTGGGG GATGTTCGTTTGCTCCGTGAGGAGGCTTAGAATCATGAGGACATCTGAGGCTACTGGACTAg
- the LOC120011287 gene encoding nuclear transport factor 2-like, with the protein MASPYPAPAVSAVQVGSYFVGQYYQVLKKQPDLVHHFYRDQSTMTRIDGDYIESASSLLQIHTIITSLNFTAIEIKTINSLDSWNEGVLVMLSGVVKMKDYSGLRKFVQTFFLAPQEKGYFVLNDIFQFIDDQTIYQQYSVPISSENTHLNASSPHLDPPVSDYVLEEEAREFVSSVRIEDDPVDKYSLPEQQQPDFDAEIVVEEAPVEEMHASMQSVVNAVQEPVAPTAEEPVGEQPKRTYASILRVHREHATSSVASQTIINMNTPNAFDWNDVPVPPSTTRQLDSTSSWLPESGVETADDGFSQDEGEPKSVYVRNLPSDVTAEEIEQEFKNFGKIKPDGVFVRNRKDAIGVCYAFVEFEDLASIQNAIQASPIHLAGRQVYVEERRASSSGARGGRRGRGRGSYQTEALRGRFGGRLGRGSNQDVGDYSRLRGNGFPQRGSR; encoded by the exons ATGGCGTCTCCATATCCTGCCCCCGCAGTCAGTGCTGTTCAG gTTGGCTCCTACTTCGTTGGACAGTACTATCAAGTTCTGAAAAAACAGCCTGATCTTGTTCACCATTTCTACAGGGACCAGAGTACCATGACTCGTATCGATGGTGATTACATCGAGTCGGCTTCTTCGTTGCTG CAAATCCATACGATTATCACATCACTAAACTTTACTGCAATTGAGATCAAGACAATCAATTCTCTTGATTCTTGGAATGAAGGTGTACTGGTGATGCTTTCAGGAGTCGTCAAAATGAAGGATTACAGTGGCCTGAGGAAGTTTGTGCAGACCTTTTTCCTTGCTCCTCAGGAGAAGGGTTATTTTGTTCTTAATGACATCTTTCAATTTATTGATGACCAAACAATCTACCAACAATATTCAGTTCCCATATCCTCTGAAAACACGCATCTAAATGCTTCTAGCCCTCATCTAGATCCTCCAG TTTCGGACTATGTTTTGGAGGAAGAGGCAAGGGAGTTTGTGAGCTCAGTGCGTATTGAAGATGACCCTGTTGACAAATATAGTCTTCCAGAGCAACAGCAGCCAGACTTTGATGCTGAAATTGTGGTGGAGGAAGCTCCCGTAGAAGAGATGCATGCTTCAATGCAAAGTGTTGTCAATGCTGTACAAGAACCAGTGGCTCCTACTGCAGAAGAACCTGTTGGGGAGCAGCCAAAGAGAACATACGCTTCTATT CTGAGAGTACACAGGGAACATGCTACATCGTCAGTTGCTAGTCAGACGATTATTAACATGAATACCCCAAATGCCTTTGATTGGAATGACGTACCAGTACCGCCCTCCACTACACGGCAGCTGGACTCTACGTCATCCTGGTTGCCTGAGTCTGGAGTTGAAACAGCTGATGATGGTTTCTCGCAAGACGAAG GTGAACCAAAATCTGTCTATGTGAGAAATTTGCCCTCCGATGTTACTGCTGAAGAGATTGAACAGGAGttcaaaaattttggaaaaatcaAGCCTGATGGCGTGTTTGTCAGGAATCGCAAG GATGCAATTGGTGTTTGCTATGCTTTTGTAGAGTTTGAAGATCTTGCAAGTATTCAAAATGCAATCCAG GCTTCTCCCATACATTTGGCTGGAAGGCAAGTCTACGTCGAGGAGCGGAGAGCAAGTAGCAGCGGTGCTCGGGGAGGAA ggagaggaagaggaagaggcagTTACCAAACAGAGGCTCTGAGGGGGCGATTTGGTGGACGTTTGGGCAGGGGAAGCAACCAAGATGTCGGAGACTATAGTAGACTAAGAGGCAATGGCTTTCCTCAGCGTGGTTCTCGATAA
- the LOC120010899 gene encoding pre-mRNA-processing factor 39-like isoform X2: MREEWSRIAAIYTRILETPNQQLDRYFTSFKEFAASRPLSELRTSEEVAAVADASSENGGHLNEGEHPDAAEPSSKPVSAGLTEAEELDKYVAIREEMYKKAKEFDSKIIGFEAAIRRPYFHVRPLNVAELENWHNYLDFIEREGDFNKVVKLYERCLIACANYPEYWIRYVLCMEASGSMDLADNALARASQVFVKRQPEIHIFAARFKEQNGDIPGARAAYQLVHVEISPGLLEAIIRHANMEHRLGNLEDAISLYEQVISIEKGKEHSQTLPLLYAQYSRFVYLVLGNAEKARDILVKATEDLQLSKPLLEALIHFESIQPSSKQIDYLDSLVDKFILPSTDSSNPASAVEKEEISSIFIEFLGLYGDTQSIKRAEDRHAKFFLPHRSTSEFRKRHAEDYLASEKAKVAKPYSSAPSPAQSLMGAYPSAQNQWAAGYNLQPQAWPPATQAQGQQWTPGYSQPAAYSGYSGYASSYTTPQVPTSVPQTAAYGAYPPAYPVQPAFPQQSYAQPTAAVAAAATVAPAQQPASVPQAYYGNYY; the protein is encoded by the exons ATGCGAGAGGAGTGGAGCCGCATTGCAGCAATTTACACGAGGATATTAGAGACTCCTAATCAACAGCTTGATCGGTATTTCACCAG TTTCAAGGAGTTTGCTGCTAGTCGGCCATTGTCAGAATTAAGGACTTCTGAGGAAGTTGCTGCTGTAGCAGATGCATCTTCAGAGAATGGTGGCCATTTAAATGAAGGAGAGCACCCTGATGCTGCAGAGCCATCTTCTAAACCTGTAAGTGCTGGCTTAACAGAAGCGGAAGAGTTGGATAAGTATGTCGCCATTAGAGAAGAGATGTATAAGAAAGCTAAAGAGTTCGACTCTAAGATCATTGGTTTTGAAGCAGCTATTAGAAGGCCTTACTTCCATGTGCGGCCCCTCAACGTTGCAGAGCTTGAAAATTGGCATAACTATTTGGATTTTATAGAAAGAGAAGGTGACTTCAACAAG GTGGTCAAGTTATATGAACGATGCCTGATAGCATGTGCCAACTACCCAGAGTACTGGATACGTTATGTCTTGTGCATGGAAGCCAGTGGAAGTATGGATCTTGCAGATAATGCACTGGCTCGTGCATCCCAAGTCTTTGTCAAG AGACAGCCTGAGATCCACATTTTTGCTGCTCGATTTAAAGAGCAGAATGGGGATATCCCTGGTGCCCGAGCTGCATATCAACTTGTCCACGTTGAAATCTCACCTGGACTTCTTGAAGCAATTATCAGGCATGCTAACATGGAACACCGACTG GGGAACCTTGAAGATGCCATCTCTTTATATGAACAGGTCATTTCCATTGAAAAGGGGAAAGAACATTCGCAGACATTACCTTTATTGTATGCTCAGTATTCACGATTTGTTTACCTG GTTTTGGGTAATGCTGAGAAGGCTAGGGATATTCTTGTTAAAGCGACTGAGGATCTACAACTGTCAAAACCCCTTCTAGAG GCCCTGATACATTTTGAGTCAATCCAGCCATCATCAAAGCAGATCGATTATTTAGATTCATTGGTTGACAAGTTCATATTGCCAAGCACAGATAGCTCCAATCCTGCAAGCGCTGTCGAGAAAGAAGAAATTTCTAGCATCTTCATTGAG TTTTTGGGTCTATATGGAGACACACAGTCTATCAAGAGGGCTGAAGATCGGCATGCCAAGTTCTTTTTACCCCATAGGAGCACTTCAGAGTTTAGGAAACGCCATGCAGAGGATTATCTGGCTTCGGAGAAAGCAAAGGTGGCCAAACCTTACTCCAGCGCTCCTTCACCTGCCCAGTCTCTGATGGGTGCATATCCTAGTGCACAAAATCAGTGGGCAGCTGGTTATAATTTACAGCCTCAAGCTTGGCCACCAGCAACACAAGCTCAGGGACAACAATGGACTCCTGGCTATAGCCAACCG GCTGCATACAGTGGATATAGTGGTTATGCAAGCAGCTACACTACCCCACAAGTGCCAACATCAGTGCCACAAACCGCTGCATATGGTGCTTATCCTCCTGCATATCCTGTGCAG CCAGCCTTCCCTCAACAAAGTTATGCGCAACCGActgctgctgttgctgctgctgctactgTGGCCCCAGCTCAGCAACCTGCTTCAGTTCCTCAAGCCTATTATGGGAATTACTACTGA
- the LOC120011289 gene encoding auxin-responsive protein IAA11-like isoform X1, with protein MQGGFGGDRGGSGSMSTVSREEDVLLSSEDSSSPDDGELELGLSLGGGGGGGGGFKLLPFRGQYARILTAKDLPSGVSGSSSSSSTSSSSSLSSSSSTLSRASGTVGTKRSADSVTSPNGSSSQVVGWPPIRAYRMNCMANQAKSVATEELNSMIEKSKSKNSVMEKTNNCGNKNNNSAYGWTSRFVKVNMDGFPIGRKVDLSAHTGYETLAQTLEEMFLKTNSAALMVVICFLGPSIRECGTKEAEATRSLKLLDGSSEFVLTYEDREGDWMLVGDVPWGMFVCSVRRLRIMRTSEATGLAPRSQESNGIQGKKSV; from the exons ATGCAAGGCGGTTTTGGTGGTGATCGTGGTGGGAGTGGGTCGATGTCGACGGTGTCGAGGGAGGAGGACGTGTTGTTGTCTTCGGAGGATTCTTCGAGCCCAGATGATGGTGAGCTCGAGTTGGGATTGAgccttggtggtggtggtggtggcggcggtGGTTTCAAATTGCTTCCCTTTAGGGGTCAATATGCTAGGATTCTGACTGCCAAGGATTTGCCTTCTGGGGTTTCGggctcttcttcatcttcttcgacTTCTTCGTCGTCATCTTTGTCGTCTTCCTCTTCTACTTTGAGCAGGGCTAGTGGCACCGTTGGGACCAAGAGGAGTGCCGATTCCGTGACTTCTCCTAATGGTTCTAg CAGTCAAGTTGTTGGGTGGCCTCCTATTAGAGCTTATAGAATGAACTGCATGGCTAATCAAGCAAAGTCTGTAGCCACTGAAGAATTGAACTCTATGATTGAGAAAAGTAAAAGCAAGAACAGCGTGATGGAGAAGACTAACAATTGCGgcaacaaaaacaataatagCGCCTATGGCTGGACTTCTCGGTTTGTGAAGGTGAATATGGATGGATTTCCAATTGGAAGGAAGGTTGATTTGAGTGCTCATACTGGCTACGAAACCTTGGCACAAACTCTGGAAGAGATGTTCCTCAAAACTAACAGTGCAGCtc TGATGGTCGTTATTTGTTTTTTAGGACCAAGCATACGGGAGTGTGGCACAAAGGAGGCAGAAGCAACAAGATCCTTAAAACTGCTAGATGGATCGTCGGAATTTGTCCTCACATATGAGGACAGGGAGGGTGATTGGATGCTTGTTGGAGATGTTCCTTGGGG GATGTTCGTTTGCTCCGTGAGGAGGCTTAGAATCATGAGGACATCTGAGGCTACTGGACTAg
- the LOC120011289 gene encoding auxin-responsive protein IAA11-like isoform X4: protein MQGGFGGDRGGSGSMSTVSREEDVLLSSEDSSSPDDGELELGLSLGGGGGGGGGFKLLPFRGQYARILTAKDLPSGVSGSSSSSSTSSSSSLSSSSSTLSRASGTVGTKRSADSVTSPNGSSQVVGWPPIRAYRMNCMANQAKSVATEELNSMIEKSKSKNSVMEKTNNCGNKNNNSAYGWTSRFVKVNMDGFPIGRKVDLSAHTGYETLAQTLEEMFLKTNSAARPSIRECGTKEAEATRSLKLLDGSSEFVLTYEDREGDWMLVGDVPWGMFVCSVRRLRIMRTSEATGLAPRSQESNGIQGKKSV, encoded by the exons ATGCAAGGCGGTTTTGGTGGTGATCGTGGTGGGAGTGGGTCGATGTCGACGGTGTCGAGGGAGGAGGACGTGTTGTTGTCTTCGGAGGATTCTTCGAGCCCAGATGATGGTGAGCTCGAGTTGGGATTGAgccttggtggtggtggtggtggcggcggtGGTTTCAAATTGCTTCCCTTTAGGGGTCAATATGCTAGGATTCTGACTGCCAAGGATTTGCCTTCTGGGGTTTCGggctcttcttcatcttcttcgacTTCTTCGTCGTCATCTTTGTCGTCTTCCTCTTCTACTTTGAGCAGGGCTAGTGGCACCGTTGGGACCAAGAGGAGTGCCGATTCCGTGACTTCTCCTAATGGTTCTAg TCAAGTTGTTGGGTGGCCTCCTATTAGAGCTTATAGAATGAACTGCATGGCTAATCAAGCAAAGTCTGTAGCCACTGAAGAATTGAACTCTATGATTGAGAAAAGTAAAAGCAAGAACAGCGTGATGGAGAAGACTAACAATTGCGgcaacaaaaacaataatagCGCCTATGGCTGGACTTCTCGGTTTGTGAAGGTGAATATGGATGGATTTCCAATTGGAAGGAAGGTTGATTTGAGTGCTCATACTGGCTACGAAACCTTGGCACAAACTCTGGAAGAGATGTTCCTCAAAACTAACAGTGCAGCtc GACCAAGCATACGGGAGTGTGGCACAAAGGAGGCAGAAGCAACAAGATCCTTAAAACTGCTAGATGGATCGTCGGAATTTGTCCTCACATATGAGGACAGGGAGGGTGATTGGATGCTTGTTGGAGATGTTCCTTGGGG GATGTTCGTTTGCTCCGTGAGGAGGCTTAGAATCATGAGGACATCTGAGGCTACTGGACTAg